A window of Streptomyces marispadix contains these coding sequences:
- a CDS encoding TIGR03084 family metal-binding protein, producing the protein MADDAGNVTKAVLADLRDEGEALDGLVAGLDEKSWALPTPAPRWTVAHQIAHLAWTDGQALLAATDESAFREASQAALASPGTFVDEGAEAGAAQPPARLLESWRAGRDELLRVLGELPPGRRVPWYGPAMSAAGMATARIMETWAHGEDVADALGVTREPTERLRHVVWIGVRARDFAYAVRGLQPPGEPFRVELTGPGGELWAHGPEDAAQRVTGDAVGFCRLVTQRIHRDDSGVRAEGAEAQRWLEIAQAFAGPPGEGRVRKEDQR; encoded by the coding sequence ATGGCGGACGACGCCGGGAACGTGACGAAAGCCGTGCTCGCGGACCTGCGGGACGAAGGCGAGGCCCTGGACGGGCTTGTGGCCGGGCTCGACGAGAAGTCCTGGGCGCTTCCCACACCCGCGCCCCGCTGGACCGTCGCCCACCAGATCGCCCATCTCGCCTGGACCGACGGGCAGGCGCTGCTGGCCGCGACCGACGAATCCGCCTTCCGTGAAGCCTCGCAGGCCGCGCTCGCCTCGCCCGGCACCTTCGTCGACGAGGGCGCGGAGGCGGGAGCCGCGCAGCCGCCCGCGCGGCTGCTGGAGAGCTGGCGTGCCGGGCGTGACGAACTGCTGCGCGTACTGGGCGAGTTGCCGCCCGGCCGCCGGGTCCCCTGGTACGGCCCGGCGATGAGCGCCGCCGGCATGGCGACCGCACGGATCATGGAGACCTGGGCGCACGGCGAGGACGTGGCCGACGCCCTCGGCGTGACGCGCGAACCGACGGAGCGGCTGCGCCATGTCGTATGGATCGGCGTGCGGGCACGGGACTTCGCCTACGCGGTACGCGGGCTACAGCCGCCGGGGGAGCCCTTCCGCGTCGAACTGACCGGTCCCGGCGGCGAGTTGTGGGCACACGGCCCCGAGGACGCGGCACAGCGGGTGACCGGCGACGCGGTGGGCTTCTGCCGTCTGGTGACGCAGCGGATACACCGCGACGACTCGGGCGTGAGGGCCGAAGGGGCCGAAGCACAGCGGTGGCTGGAGATCGCGCAGGCGTTCGCCGGGCCGCCCGGCGAGGGGCGCGTACGCAAGGAGGACCAGAGGTGA
- a CDS encoding acyl-CoA carboxylase subunit beta, with protein MSVLTSALDVSGAEYAGHRQQMLDRIAELDAELAKAVAGGGEKYVERHRKRGKLLARERIELLLDPDTPFLELSPLAGWGSDYAVGASLVTGIGVVEGVECLITANDPTVRGGASNPWTLKKALRANEIAYANRLPCISLVESGGADLPSQKEIFIPGGALFRDLTRLSEAGIPTLAVVFGNSTAGGAYVPGMSDHVIMVKEQSKVFLGGPPLVKMATGEEAGDEELGGADMHTRVSGLGDYFALDEPDALRQARRVVARLNWRKADGGRAGPAGYGQVPAPPPKYDEDELLGVVPGDLKTPFDPREVIARIVDGSDFDEFKPRYGTSLVTGWSRLHGYPLGVLANARGVLFSEESQKATQFIQLANQRDIPLLFLHNTTGYMVGKEYEQGGIIKHGAMMINAVSNSKVPHLSVLMGASYGAGHYGMCGRAYDPRFLFAWPSAKSAVMGPQQLAGVMSIVMRESAAAKGKPFDEEADAGLRAMVEQQIEAESLPMFLSGRLYDDGVIDPRDTRTVLGLCLSAIHTAPVEGARGGFGVFRM; from the coding sequence GTGAGTGTGCTGACCTCGGCGCTTGACGTCTCCGGCGCCGAATACGCCGGGCACCGGCAGCAGATGCTCGACCGCATCGCCGAACTCGACGCCGAACTGGCCAAGGCGGTCGCGGGCGGCGGCGAGAAGTACGTCGAACGCCACCGCAAGCGGGGCAAGTTGCTCGCCCGCGAACGCATCGAGCTGCTTCTCGACCCCGACACCCCCTTCCTCGAACTGTCGCCGCTGGCCGGCTGGGGCAGCGACTACGCGGTGGGCGCGTCGCTGGTCACCGGCATCGGAGTCGTCGAGGGCGTCGAGTGCCTGATCACGGCGAACGACCCGACCGTACGAGGCGGCGCCAGCAACCCCTGGACGCTGAAGAAGGCCCTGCGCGCCAACGAGATCGCCTACGCCAACCGGCTCCCCTGCATCAGCCTCGTCGAGTCCGGCGGCGCGGACCTGCCCAGCCAGAAGGAGATCTTCATCCCGGGCGGCGCCCTCTTCCGTGACCTCACGCGGCTGTCGGAGGCCGGAATCCCCACGCTCGCCGTGGTGTTCGGCAACTCCACCGCCGGAGGGGCCTACGTCCCGGGCATGTCCGACCACGTGATCATGGTCAAGGAGCAGTCGAAGGTGTTCCTGGGCGGTCCGCCCCTGGTGAAGATGGCCACGGGCGAGGAGGCCGGCGACGAGGAGCTGGGCGGCGCGGACATGCACACCCGCGTCTCCGGCCTCGGCGACTACTTCGCGCTGGACGAGCCGGACGCGCTGCGCCAGGCCCGCCGTGTCGTCGCACGGCTCAACTGGCGTAAGGCCGACGGCGGTCGGGCGGGCCCCGCCGGTTACGGGCAGGTGCCCGCGCCGCCGCCGAAGTACGACGAGGACGAGCTGCTCGGCGTGGTGCCCGGCGATCTGAAGACGCCGTTCGACCCTCGTGAGGTGATCGCGCGCATCGTCGACGGCTCCGACTTCGACGAGTTCAAGCCGCGTTACGGCACGAGCCTCGTCACGGGCTGGTCGCGGCTGCACGGCTATCCGCTGGGCGTCCTCGCCAACGCACGCGGCGTGCTCTTCAGCGAGGAGTCGCAGAAGGCCACGCAGTTCATCCAGCTCGCCAACCAGCGCGACATCCCGCTGCTGTTCCTGCACAACACCACCGGCTACATGGTCGGCAAGGAGTACGAGCAGGGAGGCATCATCAAGCACGGCGCCATGATGATCAACGCCGTGTCCAACTCGAAGGTCCCGCATCTGTCGGTGCTGATGGGCGCCAGCTACGGGGCGGGCCACTACGGGATGTGCGGGCGGGCCTACGACCCGCGGTTCCTGTTCGCGTGGCCGAGCGCCAAGTCGGCGGTCATGGGCCCGCAGCAGCTCGCGGGCGTGATGTCGATCGTCATGCGGGAGTCGGCGGCGGCGAAGGGCAAGCCGTTCGACGAGGAGGCCGACGCCGGGCTGCGGGCGATGGTCGAGCAGCAGATCGAGGCGGAATCGCTGCCGATGTTCCTGTCCGGACGGCTCTACGACGACGGCGTGATCGACCCGCGCGACACCCGCACCGTGCTGGGGCTGTGCCTGTCCGCCATCCACACGGCACCGGTCGAGGGCGCACGCGGCGGCTTCGGCGTCTTCCGGATGTGA
- a CDS encoding DUF1990 family protein — MVREGRLRRGRALSTLRALRGADVNYPQAPPGSAPVTGWHFDSHVRRLASEPPGAPAAGGPWERACRLVRDYEFADPRILRGLYDLRAPLMGRDMLLDARFYGLRFDLGVRITSVTDTTRGTGGSERRVWGWGYQTLEGHLEEGELVYEVVKHLATGDVDFVITGHSRRAPIANPLIRLGFLLFGRFTQRRFYRRSARRLRRLLLDELRGGTPSAPEPHPRDPAVVIAPGAPGTPGTPGGKRIGRGGPREDTREDTGRDVRGDPRED; from the coding sequence ATGGTCCGTGAGGGGCGTCTGCGCCGCGGCCGCGCGCTGAGCACCCTGCGCGCGCTGCGCGGCGCGGACGTCAACTACCCCCAGGCGCCGCCCGGTTCCGCCCCCGTCACCGGCTGGCACTTCGACTCGCATGTGCGGCGGCTCGCCTCCGAACCCCCAGGCGCCCCGGCCGCCGGCGGCCCATGGGAGCGAGCGTGCCGTCTCGTGCGGGACTACGAGTTCGCCGATCCGCGTATCCTGCGCGGTCTGTACGACCTGCGGGCACCGCTGATGGGCCGCGACATGCTCCTCGACGCCCGCTTCTACGGGCTCCGCTTCGACCTGGGCGTACGCATCACCTCCGTCACGGACACCACCAGGGGCACGGGCGGGAGCGAACGCCGCGTGTGGGGCTGGGGCTACCAGACGCTGGAGGGTCACCTGGAGGAGGGCGAACTCGTCTACGAGGTCGTCAAGCATCTGGCCACCGGCGACGTGGACTTCGTGATCACCGGGCACTCCCGCCGTGCGCCGATCGCCAACCCGCTGATCCGCCTCGGCTTCCTGCTCTTCGGACGGTTCACACAGCGCCGCTTCTACCGGCGCAGCGCACGGCGCCTTCGGCGGCTGCTGCTGGACGAACTGCGCGGAGGCACCCCGTCCGCGCCGGAGCCCCACCCCCGCGACCCCGCCGTGGTGATCGCACCGGGAGCACCGGGCACGCCGGGCACACCGGGCGGCAAGCGCATCGGGCGGGGCGGGCCCCGTGAAGACACCCGTGAAGACACGGGCCGCGACGTCCGTGGAGACCCCCGCGAGGACTGA
- a CDS encoding acyclic terpene utilization AtuA family protein, with protein MEEMLTGGALDVLTGDYLAELTMLILGRDRLKDPARGYAKTFLRQLETGLGLAKDRGVRIVVNAGGLNPAGLADAVRELSERIGVPAAVAHVEGDDVLARGPAGLRAPDGSGAERSAADGPASGSGWGEGVLTANAYLGGGGIAACLRGGADIVVTGRVTDAALVSGAAAAHFGWAEGDLDALAGAVVAGHVLECGAQATGGNYAFFAQEEIDVTRPGFPLAEIARDGSAVITKHPGTGGAVTTGTVTAQLLYETAGARYAGPDVTARMDSVRLTQDGTDRVRISGVRGEAPPPRLKVGLTRMGGWRNEVTFVLTGLDIDAKAALVRRQLEAELSSLEARGRRPKEVTWTLARTDHPDAPVQEEASALLRLAVRDPAEERVGRAVSGAAIELALASIPGFHVTAPPGKGSPYGVFETAWEDAARVPHTAVLPDGRRVTVPAPERTLEPAPVEEPSLPEPLPDPLPASYGESRRMPLGAVAGARSGDKGGSANVGVWVRTDEAWRWLVHALTVDEICHLLPEIRHLPVTRHVLPNLRALNFVIDGLLGEGVASQARFDPQAKALGEWLRSRKTDIPEGLLP; from the coding sequence ATGGAGGAGATGCTCACGGGTGGCGCGCTCGACGTGCTGACCGGGGACTATCTCGCCGAGTTGACGATGCTGATACTCGGCCGCGACCGGCTGAAGGACCCTGCGCGAGGTTATGCGAAGACCTTTCTGCGGCAGTTGGAGACCGGTCTCGGGCTCGCCAAGGACCGAGGGGTACGGATCGTCGTCAACGCGGGCGGTCTCAACCCGGCCGGACTGGCCGACGCCGTAAGGGAGTTGAGCGAGCGCATCGGCGTACCGGCGGCCGTGGCCCATGTGGAGGGCGACGACGTACTGGCACGCGGGCCCGCCGGGTTGCGGGCGCCCGACGGATCGGGGGCCGAGCGGTCCGCGGCCGACGGGCCCGCGTCCGGGAGCGGCTGGGGCGAGGGGGTGCTGACAGCCAACGCCTATCTGGGCGGCGGCGGTATCGCCGCGTGTCTCAGGGGCGGCGCCGACATCGTCGTGACCGGCCGGGTGACGGACGCGGCACTCGTCAGCGGCGCGGCGGCGGCACATTTCGGCTGGGCCGAGGGCGACTTGGACGCGCTCGCCGGTGCCGTGGTCGCCGGTCATGTGCTGGAGTGCGGTGCGCAGGCCACCGGCGGCAACTACGCCTTCTTCGCGCAGGAGGAAATCGACGTCACACGGCCCGGCTTCCCGCTGGCGGAGATCGCCCGCGACGGAAGCGCCGTCATCACCAAGCACCCCGGCACCGGCGGCGCGGTCACCACCGGCACAGTCACCGCACAGCTTCTCTACGAGACGGCCGGTGCCCGCTACGCAGGGCCTGATGTGACCGCACGGATGGACTCGGTGCGACTCACGCAGGACGGCACGGACCGCGTGCGGATCTCCGGCGTGCGCGGTGAGGCGCCGCCGCCGAGGCTGAAGGTCGGTCTGACCAGGATGGGCGGCTGGCGCAACGAGGTGACGTTCGTGCTGACCGGTCTGGACATCGACGCCAAGGCGGCGCTCGTACGGCGGCAGTTGGAGGCCGAACTGTCGTCGCTGGAGGCCCGTGGGCGGCGGCCCAAGGAGGTGACCTGGACCCTGGCGCGTACGGACCACCCGGACGCTCCGGTGCAGGAGGAGGCGAGCGCACTGCTGAGGCTGGCGGTGCGGGACCCGGCCGAGGAGCGGGTCGGGCGGGCGGTGAGCGGTGCCGCGATCGAACTGGCGCTGGCCAGCATCCCCGGGTTCCATGTGACGGCGCCGCCGGGCAAGGGCTCCCCGTACGGGGTGTTCGAGACGGCCTGGGAGGACGCCGCGCGGGTGCCTCATACGGCGGTGCTCCCGGACGGGCGGCGAGTGACCGTACCGGCACCGGAGCGGACGCTGGAGCCGGCGCCGGTCGAAGAGCCCTCGCTGCCCGAACCGCTGCCCGACCCCCTCCCCGCCTCCTACGGGGAATCGCGCCGGATGCCGTTGGGCGCGGTGGCCGGGGCGCGCAGCGGCGACAAGGGCGGCAGCGCGAACGTGGGCGTCTGGGTGCGTACGGATGAGGCATGGCGGTGGTTGGTGCATGCGCTGACAGTTGATGAAATCTGTCATCTGCTACCTGAAATCCGTCATCTGCCAGTCACCAGGCACGTCCTCCCCAATCTGCGGGCTCTCAACTTCGTGATCGACGGCCTCCTGGGCGAAGGCGTCGCCTCACAGGCCCGCTTCGATCCCCAGGCCAAGGCCCTCGGCGAGTGGCTGCGTTCGCGAAAGACAGACATCCCGGAAGGACTTCTCCCGTGA
- a CDS encoding FAD-binding and (Fe-S)-binding domain-containing protein, whose amino-acid sequence MADAQARTAAQQAQAQAGGRPDPAAREQPGEQAQAREREQARQRARVLEQELRKALPGGDVEFGSGTRSLFTMDASNYRRVPVGVVAPRDRDDVEAVLAVCREQGVPVVARGAGTSIAGQATGTGVVLDFTRHMDRIESVDPQTRTALVQPGVILDRLRDAAAPHGLTFGPDPSTHSRCTLGGMIGNNSCGSHSVAWGTTADNVRELEVTGYGGQRMTLGPGGEGVPSPLREDVRALVRGELERLRTGFPELPRRISGYALDELLPEKGEDWARVFTGSEGTLGVLTRARVGLVPVPGARVLAVLGYADESAAAEAAAGLLGHAPLTVEGMANDLVSDSARAGLPRGGAWLFVEVGGDDEAQARSRARELCAAAAADGSTGHMLVVAPAEQRVLWRIREDASGTATRLGDTEAWPGWEDCAVPPPRLGAYLREFRALLRQYGLRGLPYGHFGDGCIHVRIDFDLMGEAGIGRFRDFSSDLADLVVAHGGSLSGEHGDGQARAELLPRMYGEEMVRLFGRFKDLWDPAGGLNPGMLVRPARIDENLRFAPLPREPVDVEFGYPHDGGDFSAAVRRCVGVAKCRNTQAGSSVMCPSFRATGEERHSTRGRARLLHEMLAGEVVTDGWQSEEVHEALDLCLSCKGCRSDCPVSVDMATYKAEFMHHHYKGRRRPMAHYSMGRLPQWLRLAAASRMVPLLNAAARVGPLAALAKRLGGIAPERAIPALAREPFTRWWRRRRREAPTGAGQSGGEQSRDGRNGGEQVVLWPDTFTNYLSPEAGSAAVRVLEDAGLRVSVPEQQVCCGLTYVSTGQLDQARTVMRRTLDRIEPALDAGLPVTVLEPPCAAALRTDVPELLGDDPRARRLAESVRTFAQTLAEHAPGWQPPRVDRPVAGQTHCHQHAVLGDEEDRRLRERAGLTGELSKGCCGLAGNFGFEKGHFEVSAACAEDQLLPAVRRAGPDAELLADGYSCRTQLEQLGGHRSRHLAEVLAEALERSEEVERSE is encoded by the coding sequence ATGGCAGACGCACAGGCGCGGACAGCGGCACAGCAGGCACAGGCACAGGCGGGCGGGCGGCCGGACCCGGCGGCACGGGAACAGCCGGGGGAACAGGCACAGGCCCGGGAACGGGAGCAGGCACGACAGCGGGCACGCGTGCTCGAACAGGAGCTGCGGAAGGCGCTGCCCGGCGGTGACGTCGAATTCGGCAGCGGCACACGCTCGCTGTTCACCATGGACGCCTCCAACTACAGGCGTGTACCCGTGGGCGTGGTGGCCCCCCGCGACCGCGACGACGTGGAGGCGGTGCTGGCCGTCTGCCGCGAACAGGGCGTACCGGTGGTGGCGCGCGGCGCCGGCACCTCCATCGCGGGGCAGGCCACCGGCACCGGCGTGGTGCTCGACTTCACACGGCACATGGACCGCATCGAGTCGGTGGACCCGCAGACGCGTACGGCCCTCGTACAGCCCGGCGTGATCCTCGACCGGCTGCGTGACGCCGCGGCACCGCACGGGCTGACGTTCGGGCCCGACCCGTCCACGCACAGCCGCTGCACCCTCGGCGGGATGATCGGCAACAACTCGTGCGGCTCGCACTCCGTCGCCTGGGGCACGACAGCCGACAACGTACGGGAGCTGGAGGTCACCGGCTACGGGGGGCAGCGGATGACGCTCGGCCCCGGCGGCGAGGGTGTGCCGTCGCCGCTGCGCGAGGACGTACGGGCCCTGGTGCGCGGGGAGTTGGAGCGCCTGCGCACCGGCTTCCCCGAACTGCCGCGCCGCATCTCGGGTTACGCGCTCGACGAGCTGCTGCCCGAGAAGGGCGAGGACTGGGCGCGCGTCTTCACCGGCAGCGAGGGCACCCTCGGCGTGCTGACCCGGGCGAGGGTCGGGCTGGTGCCGGTCCCTGGGGCGCGAGTGCTGGCGGTGCTCGGCTACGCCGACGAGAGCGCGGCGGCGGAGGCGGCCGCGGGCCTGCTCGGCCACGCTCCGCTGACGGTCGAGGGCATGGCGAACGACCTGGTCTCCGACTCCGCCAGGGCCGGACTTCCGCGCGGCGGCGCCTGGCTGTTCGTGGAGGTCGGGGGCGACGACGAGGCCCAAGCGCGGTCCCGTGCACGTGAGTTGTGCGCCGCGGCGGCGGCCGACGGCAGTACCGGCCACATGCTCGTCGTGGCGCCCGCCGAGCAGCGTGTGCTGTGGCGCATCCGCGAGGACGCGTCGGGCACGGCGACGCGGCTCGGCGACACCGAGGCGTGGCCCGGCTGGGAGGACTGCGCGGTGCCGCCGCCCCGACTGGGCGCGTATCTGCGGGAGTTCAGGGCGCTGCTGCGTCAGTACGGGCTGCGGGGGCTGCCGTACGGGCACTTCGGCGACGGATGCATCCATGTGCGTATCGACTTCGACCTGATGGGGGAGGCGGGCATCGGGCGCTTCCGTGACTTCTCGTCGGACCTGGCGGATCTGGTCGTCGCTCACGGCGGTTCGCTCTCGGGCGAGCACGGCGACGGTCAGGCGCGTGCCGAGCTGCTGCCGAGGATGTACGGGGAGGAGATGGTCCGGCTCTTCGGCCGCTTCAAGGACTTGTGGGACCCGGCGGGAGGTCTCAACCCGGGAATGCTGGTGCGTCCCGCGCGCATCGACGAGAACCTGCGCTTCGCGCCGCTGCCCCGTGAGCCCGTCGACGTGGAGTTCGGCTATCCGCACGACGGGGGCGACTTCTCGGCGGCGGTACGGCGCTGCGTCGGCGTAGCCAAGTGCCGTAACACGCAGGCCGGTTCGAGCGTGATGTGCCCGTCGTTCCGTGCGACGGGCGAGGAGCGGCACTCCACCAGGGGGCGTGCCCGGCTGCTGCACGAGATGCTCGCGGGCGAAGTGGTCACGGACGGCTGGCAGTCGGAGGAGGTCCACGAGGCCCTCGATCTGTGCCTGTCGTGCAAGGGCTGCCGCAGCGACTGCCCGGTCAGCGTCGACATGGCCACGTACAAGGCCGAGTTCATGCACCACCACTACAAGGGCAGGCGCCGCCCGATGGCGCACTACTCGATGGGGCGGCTGCCGCAGTGGCTGCGGCTGGCCGCGGCGAGCCGCATGGTGCCGCTGCTCAACGCGGCTGCCCGGGTGGGGCCGTTGGCGGCGCTGGCGAAGCGGCTCGGCGGGATCGCACCGGAACGCGCCATCCCGGCGCTGGCACGTGAGCCGTTCACCCGGTGGTGGAGGAGGCGGCGCCGCGAGGCGCCCACGGGCGCCGGACAGAGCGGCGGCGAGCAGAGCCGCGACGGGCGGAACGGGGGCGAGCAGGTCGTGCTGTGGCCCGACACCTTCACCAACTACCTGTCCCCCGAGGCCGGTTCGGCTGCCGTGCGGGTGCTGGAGGATGCGGGGCTGCGGGTGAGCGTGCCCGAGCAGCAGGTGTGCTGCGGCCTCACCTATGTCTCCACCGGCCAGCTCGACCAGGCCCGTACGGTCATGCGCCGCACGCTGGACCGCATCGAGCCCGCACTGGACGCGGGTCTGCCCGTCACCGTGCTGGAGCCGCCGTGCGCGGCGGCGCTGCGTACCGACGTACCGGAGCTGCTGGGCGACGACCCGCGTGCGCGCCGCCTCGCCGAGTCCGTGAGGACCTTCGCGCAGACCCTCGCCGAGCACGCTCCCGGCTGGCAGCCGCCGCGCGTCGACCGGCCCGTCGCAGGCCAGACGCACTGCCATCAGCACGCCGTGCTCGGCGACGAGGAGGACCGGAGGCTGCGTGAACGGGCGGGCCTGACGGGCGAGTTGAGCAAGGGCTGCTGCGGTCTCGCGGGCAACTTCGGCTTTGAGAAGGGGCACTTCGAGGTGTCGGCCGCCTGCGCGGAGGACCAGCTTCTGCCTGCCGTGCGGAGGGCCGGGCCCGATGCGGAGCTGCTGGCCGACGGCTATTCGTGCCGTACGCAGCTCGAACAGCTCGGCGGTCACCGCAGCCGTCATCTGGCGGAGGTGCTGGCGGAGGCGCTGGAGCGGTCTGAGGAGGTGGAGCGCTCCGAGTAG
- a CDS encoding DUF1990 family protein, producing the protein MSTPRAARPQVPSPMRRAGALARFPLGVLVVSWQYLWRVTALHRGETQGDAEDLPPPLPPELCDERTKPLPDGAGPMFHRRFRVRIEGSPLSPAELTGAVTKNLNRVAPSSVAVFHKTRGADGPPVVGDEYRVQMPGPWDGPVRVVHCDPVSFRFGTLQGHLEAGQIEFRSREAEGGGLEFMIEAWSRAGDRLAHLLYGRLRVAKEMQFNMWVHFCLRAAAVSGGRVVGGVQIDTRDIPEELCRPDRDSEPGESQ; encoded by the coding sequence ATGTCGACGCCCCGCGCCGCTCGTCCGCAAGTGCCCTCGCCGATGCGGCGGGCCGGGGCGCTGGCGCGGTTCCCGCTGGGGGTGCTGGTGGTGTCGTGGCAGTACCTGTGGCGGGTGACGGCGCTGCACCGCGGGGAGACGCAGGGCGACGCCGAAGATCTGCCGCCCCCGCTGCCGCCGGAACTCTGCGACGAGCGCACCAAGCCCCTTCCGGACGGCGCCGGTCCGATGTTCCACCGCCGCTTCCGGGTCCGTATCGAGGGTTCGCCGCTCAGTCCCGCGGAGCTGACCGGGGCCGTGACGAAGAACCTCAACCGGGTCGCCCCCTCGTCCGTCGCCGTCTTCCACAAGACCCGCGGCGCTGACGGCCCGCCCGTCGTGGGCGACGAGTACCGGGTGCAGATGCCGGGCCCGTGGGACGGGCCTGTGCGTGTGGTCCACTGCGATCCGGTCTCCTTCCGCTTCGGCACCCTTCAGGGGCATCTGGAGGCGGGGCAGATCGAGTTCCGTTCCCGCGAAGCCGAGGGCGGCGGGCTGGAGTTCATGATCGAGGCGTGGTCGCGTGCGGGCGACCGGCTGGCGCATCTCCTCTACGGGCGGCTGCGCGTGGCCAAGGAGATGCAGTTCAACATGTGGGTGCACTTCTGCCTGCGGGCGGCGGCCGTATCCGGCGGCCGGGTCGTGGGCGGCGTGCAGATCGACACCCGCGACATCCCCGAGGAGCTGTGCCGCCCGGACCGGGATTCGGAGCCCGGGGAGTCCCAGTAG